The Leptodactylus fuscus isolate aLepFus1 chromosome 3, aLepFus1.hap2, whole genome shotgun sequence genome has a segment encoding these proteins:
- the PCYT1A gene encoding choline-phosphate cytidylyltransferase A: MEPQNITKLGSRKRRKDVLGPNGTTDEDALPTKILRQMTGVSEPAPFSDELHIDYSKPYKRVTMEEAKIGTPLERPVRVYADGIFDLFHSGHARALMQAKNLFPNTYLIVGVCSDELTHNLKGFTVMNEAERYDAVQHCRYVDEVVRNAPWTLTPEFLEEHRIDFVAHDDIPYSSAGSDDVYKHIKDAGMFAPTQRTEGISTSDIITRIVRDYDVYVRRNLQRGYTAKELNVSFINEKKYNLQERVDKVKKKVKDVEEKSKEFVQKVEEKSIDLIQKWEEKSREFIGNFLEMFGPEGALKHMLKEGKGRMLQAISPRQSPSSSPARERSPSPSFRWPFSAKSSPPSSPGRRSRSAAAAYDISEDEED, from the exons ATGGAGCCTCAGAACATTACAAAGCTTGGTTCTCGTAAGAGAAGAAAAGATGTTTTGGGTCCCAATGGCACAACGGATGAAGATGCTTTGCCTACAAAGATTCTTCGGCAAATGACG GGTGTGAGTGAACCTGCACCTTTTTCCGATGAGTTACACATTGACTACAGTAAGCCATACAAGAGAGTAACAATGGAGGAGGCCAAGATCGGAACCCCAC TTGAAAGGCCTGTACGAGTTTATGCGGATGGTATCTTTGACCTGTTTCACTCTGGACATGCCCGTGCATTAATGCAAGCAAAGAATCTTTTTCCTAACACATACTTGATTGTAGGGG tCTGTAGTGATGAGCTGAcgcataacttaaaggggttcacAGTGATGAATGAAGCAGAAAGATATGATGCAGTTCAACATTGTCGCTATGTGGATGAGGTGGTGAGGAATGCACCATGGACGCTCACCCCAGAATTTCTTGAGGAGCACAGG ATTGACTTTGTTGCACATGATGATATTCCCTATTCTTCTGCGGGAAGTGACGACGTCTACAAACACATAAAAGATGCAG GAATGTTTGCACCAACCCAAAGGACAGAAGGAATATCTACATCTGACATTATCACAAGGATCGTACGAGATTATGATGTCTATGTTCGTCGTAATTTACAGCGTGGATATACAGCTAAAGAGCTGAATGTCAGCTTTATCAAC GAGAAGAAATACAACTTGCAGGAACGAGTTGATAAGGTAAAAAAGAAGGTAAAGGATGTGGAGGAGAAGTCAAAAGAGTTTGTTCAAAAAGTAGAAGAGAAGAGTATTGATCTCATTCAGAAATGGGAAGAGAAGTCACGAGAATTTATTGGCAACTTCTTGGAGATGTTTGGCCCAGAAGGAGCCTTG AAACACATGCTGAAGGAGGGAAAAGGAAGAATGCTCCAAGCTATTAGTCCACGACAGAGCCCCAGCAGCAGTCCAGCCAGGGAACGTTCTCCTTCTCCATCATTCCGATGGCCCTTCTCTGCCAAATCCTCTCCACCTTCATCACCGGGCAGACGTTCTCGATCTGCTGCTGCCGCCTATGACATCAGTGAGGATGAGGAGGACTAA